In Methanothermobacter sp. K4, one genomic interval encodes:
- the truA gene encoding tRNA pseudouridine(38-40) synthase TruA, translated as MKKIALKVAYIGTNYHGFQRQPDVPTIEGKLLDALKEAGIIRSPGESRFQIAGRTDRGVHALGNFVSFFTEEEIHVNQINDLLPPDIKVLAWASVMYPFKVRYPLERHYRYILHSEDSMDIDAMTEAAEHFRGTHDFSNFSRRSDRNPIRRINDVRVSENEDSILVDVYGESFLWQMVRKMVRVLLLVSEGELSPEDVPELLDTEERVFIDPAPPENLILMDLKYGVKIKLRHDEYAVERFRSLLEEEFRMYRDMSLVRRVMGDSLKHIGDSD; from the coding sequence ATGAAGAAGATAGCGCTTAAGGTTGCATACATCGGTACCAATTATCACGGGTTTCAGAGACAGCCCGATGTCCCCACCATTGAGGGAAAACTCCTTGATGCGCTGAAGGAGGCAGGGATAATCAGAAGTCCTGGAGAGTCCCGCTTTCAGATAGCCGGCAGAACTGACAGGGGTGTACATGCACTGGGGAATTTCGTGAGCTTCTTTACAGAGGAGGAGATCCATGTGAACCAGATAAACGACCTACTCCCACCCGACATAAAGGTCCTTGCATGGGCATCTGTAATGTACCCCTTCAAGGTGCGCTACCCCCTTGAGAGACACTACCGCTACATTCTCCACAGTGAGGATTCCATGGACATTGATGCAATGACCGAGGCGGCTGAACACTTCAGAGGCACCCACGACTTCAGCAACTTCTCAAGGAGGAGTGACAGGAATCCCATAAGAAGGATAAATGATGTCAGGGTATCAGAAAATGAGGACTCCATCCTGGTGGACGTGTACGGTGAAAGCTTCCTCTGGCAGATGGTACGAAAAATGGTGAGGGTTCTCCTCCTGGTTTCAGAGGGCGAACTATCTCCAGAAGATGTCCCGGAACTTCTGGATACAGAAGAAAGGGTTTTCATAGACCCCGCACCCCCTGAGAACCTCATACTCATGGACCTCAAATATGGGGTTAAGATAAAACTCAGACATGATGAATATGCCGTTGAACGTTTCAGATCCCTCCTTGAAGAGGAATTCAGAATGTACCGTGACATGTCATTGGTCAGAAGGGTCATGGGAGATTCCCTGAAACATATAGGCGACTCTGACTGA
- the wecB gene encoding non-hydrolyzing UDP-N-acetylglucosamine 2-epimerase encodes MKIAVVLGTRPEIIKMAPVIDEIKRRNLDFTLIHTGQHYDHEMSDQFFIDLELPSPDHNIGAGSGSHGAMTSEMLRGIEDVLMREEPDIVMVQGDTNAVLAGALAAVKLHIPVGHVEAGLRSFDRTMPEEINRMVADVCSKLYYVPTEASAINLLMEGVDPETIFVTGNTVVDACLRNIEIASKKSDILSEFRGDEKLVALTLHRAENVDNPERLRSIVEAILELDEFRVVFPVHPRTRKNLEESGLYTRLLEAEHVTLKKPMGYLDFLLLLSNSFMILTDSGGLQEEAITFNIPCLTLRYNTERPETVEAGGNILVGADKNRITTAARRLLEDPDFREGMMRTENPYGDGNASERILDETLRLHREGRLTMKPPAEVMEAPSRRLIHVDENITVAELAKRNNVVIRMVYAGGEPVFPSHTLNLKDKDVLIEYR; translated from the coding sequence ATGAAGATTGCAGTTGTTTTGGGAACGCGGCCAGAGATAATAAAGATGGCCCCGGTCATAGATGAGATAAAAAGGCGCAACCTTGACTTCACGCTCATACACACGGGTCAGCACTACGACCATGAAATGTCAGACCAGTTCTTCATTGACCTGGAACTCCCATCACCGGACCACAACATAGGTGCAGGTTCAGGGAGCCATGGAGCAATGACTTCAGAGATGCTAAGGGGCATAGAGGATGTCCTCATGAGGGAGGAACCAGATATCGTGATGGTACAGGGGGACACGAATGCTGTTCTTGCAGGGGCCCTTGCAGCAGTGAAGCTCCACATACCCGTAGGGCACGTGGAGGCGGGACTCCGATCGTTTGACAGGACCATGCCCGAGGAGATAAACAGGATGGTTGCGGATGTATGTTCAAAACTCTACTATGTACCCACCGAGGCATCTGCCATTAACCTCCTCATGGAGGGCGTGGATCCGGAGACGATATTTGTAACCGGAAACACTGTTGTTGACGCCTGCCTCAGGAATATTGAGATAGCATCAAAGAAATCAGATATACTCTCAGAGTTCCGGGGGGACGAAAAACTTGTTGCGCTGACCCTCCACCGCGCAGAAAATGTGGATAACCCTGAAAGGCTCAGATCAATAGTTGAGGCCATACTTGAGCTTGATGAATTCAGAGTAGTCTTTCCGGTTCATCCAAGGACCAGAAAGAATCTGGAAGAATCGGGCCTCTACACCAGACTGCTGGAGGCGGAGCATGTCACATTAAAAAAGCCAATGGGGTATCTTGATTTCCTTCTTCTACTTTCAAACTCGTTCATGATACTCACGGACTCCGGCGGACTCCAGGAGGAGGCCATAACCTTCAATATACCCTGTTTAACCCTGCGATACAATACTGAACGCCCGGAAACTGTTGAGGCCGGGGGGAACATACTTGTAGGTGCTGATAAGAACAGAATAACCACAGCAGCAAGGAGACTCCTTGAGGACCCTGATTTCAGAGAGGGGATGATGAGGACAGAGAACCCCTACGGTGACGGCAATGCCTCGGAGAGGATACTGGATGAGACCCTGCGGCTACACAGGGAGGGCAGGCTCACAATGAAACCACCCGCTGAGGTCATGGAAGCACCATCAAGAAGGCTTATACATGTGGATGAGAATATTACAGTGGCTGAGCTTGCTAAAAGAAATAATGTAGTTATAAGGATGGTTTATGCTGGAGGAGAACCTGTTTTTCCTTCACATACGCTGAACCTGAAGGATAAGGATGTTTTGATTGAGTACAGGTGA
- a CDS encoding ATP-grasp domain-containing protein, with protein sequence MKLLIFEYATASGIEDPEIFLEGRSMLEALLADFRNLEIEFLLSEKFADIEIQSNCRPTIITGSLREWLRANLHRFDACIFIAAEEDMELYKLTELVEDSGVLLLGSTSEAVRICSDKRMTYRALRGVAPLIRTYGMDDLGELPSRVLIKPADGVACQGIRILEARDLHDIPENMIIQEFVEGESVSVSLLSDGIRALPISLNRQNILIRGDSLEYNGGAAPVDHSMRDEAFRVARRAVESINGLRGYVGVDMILADEPYVVEINSRITTPYIGLRRISEGNLGHMVLQSVMGELPQRVKFNGTAYFRKGSRGMVVDVRRGTEAGN encoded by the coding sequence TTGAAGCTGCTAATATTTGAATATGCAACTGCCTCAGGGATTGAAGACCCTGAGATATTTCTTGAGGGTCGTTCAATGCTTGAGGCTCTTCTGGCCGATTTCAGGAACCTTGAAATTGAATTTCTTCTCTCTGAGAAGTTCGCTGATATTGAAATCCAGTCCAATTGCAGGCCAACAATAATCACAGGTTCCCTGAGGGAATGGCTCAGAGCAAACCTTCATAGATTTGATGCCTGCATATTCATCGCAGCAGAGGAGGACATGGAACTCTATAAACTCACAGAACTGGTTGAAGACTCAGGGGTGCTTCTTCTCGGCTCAACCAGTGAGGCGGTCCGCATATGCTCAGATAAGAGGATGACCTACAGGGCCCTCAGGGGGGTGGCTCCCCTTATAAGGACCTATGGAATGGATGATCTTGGAGAACTACCATCAAGGGTTCTCATAAAACCCGCAGACGGTGTTGCCTGCCAGGGTATAAGGATACTTGAGGCGAGGGACCTCCATGATATCCCCGAGAATATGATAATACAGGAATTTGTTGAGGGTGAGAGCGTCAGCGTGAGCCTGCTCTCTGATGGAATAAGGGCGCTACCCATAAGTCTCAACAGGCAGAATATCCTCATAAGGGGGGATTCACTGGAGTATAATGGGGGGGCAGCCCCTGTGGATCACAGTATGAGGGATGAGGCCTTCAGGGTTGCCAGAAGGGCTGTGGAATCCATTAATGGTCTGAGGGGCTATGTTGGGGTGGACATGATACTTGCAGATGAACCCTATGTTGTTGAGATAAACTCCCGGATCACAACGCCCTATATAGGTCTCAGAAGGATTTCAGAGGGAAACCTGGGCCATATGGTCCTTCAATCAGTTATGGGTGAACTTCCACAGCGTGTTAAATTCAATGGAACAGCATACTTCAGAAAAGGTTCCAGGGGCATGGTTGTGGATGTCCGCAGGGGAACTGAAGCCGGGAATTAA
- a CDS encoding hydantoinase/oxoprolinase family protein: MKIAGFDIGGANTDMAVIEFGADGEMKNVRVDFRYLPMWLKRHELSETLIELAGDDLDDLDGVGICMTAELVDAYPSKADGVIDIVESVQSAFDVPVAYVSLSGMVDASEAIRDPMDVAAANWVATSQIASAMSSDCIMVDVGSTTTDIIPVKDGFEASRGRNDLERLSTGELVYTGTLRTNVATIVDRVPLNDRWFRVASELFAITADVHRLLGNIRESDYTCSTPDGSGKSIEDCMLRIARVLCADLELLEPEDILEVAEYIYHQQILKIAEGIAEVSERENLDEVIATGLGMKILAKRAAEILDLKCRTMDEFLTEEECVVAPAVGTALLMEDYLQNI, from the coding sequence ATGAAGATAGCGGGATTTGATATTGGAGGAGCAAACACCGACATGGCAGTAATAGAGTTTGGAGCCGATGGGGAAATGAAGAACGTCCGTGTGGACTTCAGGTACCTCCCCATGTGGCTTAAAAGGCATGAACTTTCAGAAACCCTGATTGAACTTGCAGGAGATGACCTTGATGACCTTGATGGTGTTGGCATATGCATGACAGCTGAACTGGTCGACGCCTACCCAAGCAAGGCAGATGGTGTTATAGACATAGTTGAAAGTGTCCAGAGTGCATTCGATGTTCCAGTGGCATACGTGAGCCTCTCGGGCATGGTGGATGCCTCCGAGGCGATCAGGGACCCCATGGATGTGGCTGCGGCCAACTGGGTTGCCACCTCACAGATAGCATCTGCGATGAGCAGCGACTGCATAATGGTGGACGTGGGAAGCACAACAACGGACATAATACCCGTCAAGGATGGATTCGAGGCTTCAAGGGGAAGGAATGACCTTGAAAGGCTATCAACTGGTGAACTTGTCTACACGGGCACACTGAGAACCAATGTTGCAACCATAGTCGACAGGGTCCCCCTCAATGATAGATGGTTCAGGGTTGCATCTGAACTTTTTGCAATAACTGCCGATGTTCACAGGTTACTCGGCAATATCAGGGAATCAGATTACACCTGCAGCACACCGGATGGCTCAGGGAAATCCATTGAGGATTGTATGCTGAGGATAGCCCGGGTCCTCTGCGCCGACCTGGAACTCCTTGAACCAGAGGATATACTTGAGGTGGCAGAGTACATCTACCACCAGCAGATACTCAAGATAGCAGAGGGAATCGCAGAGGTTTCAGAGCGCGAAAACCTTGATGAGGTGATCGCCACGGGCCTTGGAATGAAGATTCTTGCAAAAAGGGCAGCTGAAATTCTCGACCTCAAATGCAGAACCATGGACGAATTCCTGACAGAGGAGGAGTGTGTGGTGGCCCCTGCAGTAGGCACAGCCCTCCTCATGGAGGATTACCTCCAGAACATATAG
- a CDS encoding nucleotide sugar dehydrogenase has protein sequence MDNYRIAVFGLGHIGLPTAALFARAGFDVTGIDISTETVEKVNIGKSPVPEPGLDELVAEVVGKGKLRATVDGVSAAEESNVMVVVVPTPVNSDNTSDLSAVISATETISEGLKRGDLVIIESTVPPGACENVVLPILEKTGLRASRDFGLAYTPERALPNNTLHEMQNNARVIGGIDGRSAEMAAQLYGKVTRGEVIVVDDIITAEMVKLMENTYRDTNIALANELAVICESLGIDAIKAIEAANHHPRVNLHTPGPGVGGHCLSIDPYFIVEMAEKHGVPARLIRTAREVNESMPFHVLEIIRDALESEGRGLAGSRVGVLGVAYKGDVADARETPTRPLVAALISEGADVIVNDPHVDPVLIKKMGVEPVSLEEALESDCVVLMTDHSEYLEITPEMIGGGIFICTRPVLDPEKFREHGIVFRGVGRP, from the coding sequence ATGGACAATTACAGGATAGCAGTATTTGGTCTTGGACACATAGGTCTTCCAACAGCAGCACTTTTTGCCAGGGCAGGATTTGATGTTACAGGGATTGACATAAGCACAGAAACGGTGGAAAAGGTCAACATAGGAAAATCACCTGTCCCTGAACCAGGCCTTGATGAACTTGTCGCGGAGGTTGTTGGGAAGGGGAAACTGAGGGCAACAGTTGATGGTGTTAGCGCTGCAGAGGAATCAAATGTGATGGTTGTGGTGGTACCGACACCTGTTAACAGCGACAACACATCTGACCTTTCTGCTGTGATATCAGCAACAGAGACCATCTCAGAGGGCTTGAAGAGGGGGGACCTTGTGATCATAGAGAGCACCGTACCCCCAGGGGCCTGCGAAAACGTGGTACTCCCAATACTTGAAAAAACAGGTTTGCGCGCATCAAGGGACTTTGGACTTGCATACACACCTGAAAGGGCCCTTCCAAACAACACACTCCATGAGATGCAGAACAATGCAAGGGTCATAGGGGGCATTGATGGGAGAAGTGCAGAGATGGCCGCTCAACTTTACGGTAAGGTCACAAGGGGCGAGGTAATAGTTGTGGATGATATCATAACAGCAGAAATGGTTAAGCTCATGGAGAACACCTACAGGGATACCAACATAGCCCTCGCCAATGAACTTGCAGTCATATGTGAATCACTCGGCATAGACGCCATAAAGGCAATTGAGGCAGCAAATCACCACCCCCGCGTGAACCTTCACACTCCTGGACCCGGTGTTGGGGGCCACTGCCTGTCAATAGACCCCTACTTCATAGTTGAGATGGCAGAGAAACATGGTGTCCCGGCAAGACTCATAAGGACGGCCAGGGAGGTAAACGAATCCATGCCCTTCCACGTCCTTGAAATCATAAGGGATGCACTTGAATCAGAGGGTAGAGGCCTTGCAGGATCACGGGTGGGTGTTCTTGGAGTGGCCTACAAGGGCGACGTTGCAGATGCAAGGGAGACACCAACAAGGCCCCTTGTGGCAGCCCTCATATCAGAGGGTGCTGACGTCATTGTCAACGACCCCCATGTTGACCCTGTGCTAATAAAGAAAATGGGTGTTGAACCTGTCTCACTGGAGGAGGCCCTTGAATCTGACTGTGTGGTTCTCATGACGGATCATTCGGAATATCTGGAAATAACCCCTGAGATGATAGGTGGCGGGATATTCATCTGCACAAGACCCGTTCTGGATCCTGAAAAATTCAGGGAACATGGCATAGTATTCAGGGGTGTGGGGCGCCCTTGA
- a CDS encoding CDP-2,3-bis-(O-geranylgeranyl)-sn-glycerol synthase, which translates to MNTDIINIIDVLYVIYFMLPAYMANISGLVFGGGRPLDMGITLSDGRRLIGDGVTWRGTAAGTLIGLFVGLIQGFLSGSVITGAITGLLLGFGALMGDAAGSFIKRRLRIDRGRPAPILDQLDFVAGALILVSPLRVLPVDYIILIMLITLVLHLSANIIAYLIGMKDVWY; encoded by the coding sequence GTGAATACCGATATTATCAATATTATAGATGTTCTCTATGTAATATACTTTATGTTACCAGCCTACATGGCGAATATAAGTGGTCTCGTATTTGGTGGGGGCAGACCCCTTGACATGGGCATCACCCTCAGTGATGGCAGGCGCCTCATAGGGGACGGGGTAACCTGGCGGGGCACTGCTGCGGGTACCCTTATTGGACTTTTTGTAGGGTTAATTCAGGGCTTTCTTTCAGGTTCAGTTATAACAGGAGCAATAACAGGTCTTTTACTTGGATTCGGAGCCCTCATGGGAGATGCGGCAGGTAGTTTCATAAAGCGAAGACTCAGAATAGATAGGGGTAGGCCAGCGCCTATCCTTGATCAGCTTGACTTCGTTGCCGGGGCCCTGATACTGGTATCCCCCCTGAGGGTACTGCCAGTTGATTACATCATCCTGATAATGCTCATCACCCTGGTTCTTCATCTCTCAGCAAACATCATAGCATACCTCATCGGTATGAAGGATGTCTGGTACTGA
- the hacB gene encoding homoaconitase small subunit, producing MEEVIRGRVWRFGDNIDTDMIIPGRYLRTFSLDELASHVMEGARPEFASEVKRGDIIVAGRNFGCGSSREQAPVALKHAGVAAIIAESFARIFYRNAINIGFPVIMARVDAVDGDEISVDLKGGFIENLTSGKRYEMKPFNDYMLSILEDGGLVNHYIRTLKEGSG from the coding sequence ATGGAAGAAGTTATAAGGGGAAGAGTATGGAGATTCGGTGATAACATAGATACAGATATGATCATACCGGGACGTTATCTGAGGACCTTCAGCCTTGATGAACTCGCATCCCATGTAATGGAGGGTGCAAGGCCAGAGTTTGCCTCTGAGGTGAAGAGGGGCGACATAATAGTGGCCGGGCGCAACTTTGGGTGCGGATCATCCAGGGAGCAGGCCCCGGTAGCCCTTAAACATGCGGGTGTCGCCGCGATCATAGCAGAATCCTTTGCCAGGATATTCTACAGAAACGCCATAAACATAGGGTTTCCCGTTATAATGGCTCGCGTGGATGCAGTGGACGGGGATGAAATCTCTGTTGATCTCAAGGGTGGTTTCATTGAGAACCTCACCTCTGGAAAGAGATATGAGATGAAGCCCTTCAACGACTACATGCTCTCAATACTAGAGGACGGCGGCCTTGTAAACCACTATATCAGGACGCTAAAAGAAGGTTCAGGGTAG
- the tes gene encoding tetraether lipid synthase Tes, whose amino-acid sequence MVIKKTRSLCPECLRPVDAEVFEDEGRVLIRKECPEHGTFEGVYWSNSEIYRKAEDYDEGGEGLLNPQTDPLKGCPLDCGLCPEHESHTVLGLIDVTNRCNLKCPICFANAAVSNYLYEPTYEEIREMLRNLRRNRPVPTPAIQYAGGEPTVRKDIVELVKLAREEGFTHVQIATNGVRLARKPELAAELREAGLNTVYLQFDGVTEEPYIVSRGKNLLPLKLQAIENCRKAGLGIVLVPTLVRGLNDSQVGDIIRFAIENIDIIRGVNFQPVSFAGRTPADRVEEQRITIPDFQELVEEQTGSEISVDDFYPASSVRPISDFVAAIEGEPQVTFTCHQHCGTATYIFIEDGKIIPITRFIDVDRFFEILDKGREELEKGGIAAKAKLIAKSTIELPKTLDKSKAPESVDIKSILTSVFRERSYSALGEFHYNTLLVSCMHFMDPWNFDIERVKRCVIHYALPDGRIVPFCTMNSIHRAEVEKQFSKPLKG is encoded by the coding sequence GTGGTAATAAAGAAAACAAGGAGTCTCTGCCCTGAGTGCCTCAGACCCGTCGATGCGGAGGTCTTTGAGGATGAGGGCAGGGTTCTAATAAGGAAGGAATGCCCGGAGCATGGAACCTTTGAGGGTGTTTACTGGAGCAATTCCGAGATCTACCGTAAGGCAGAAGATTATGATGAGGGAGGTGAGGGGCTACTGAACCCTCAGACGGATCCCCTGAAGGGATGTCCACTTGACTGTGGCCTCTGTCCTGAACATGAGAGCCACACTGTTCTTGGTCTTATTGATGTTACTAATCGATGTAATCTTAAATGTCCCATCTGTTTTGCCAATGCTGCCGTCTCAAACTACCTTTATGAGCCAACCTATGAAGAGATAAGGGAGATGCTCAGAAATCTCCGCAGAAACAGACCTGTACCCACACCAGCCATTCAGTACGCAGGTGGTGAGCCAACGGTGAGGAAGGACATAGTGGAGCTCGTGAAACTCGCAAGGGAGGAGGGCTTCACCCATGTCCAGATAGCCACAAATGGTGTGAGACTTGCACGGAAACCTGAACTTGCAGCGGAACTCAGGGAGGCAGGGCTCAACACAGTCTATCTCCAGTTCGACGGGGTCACAGAGGAACCCTACATTGTATCAAGGGGTAAAAATCTTCTGCCCCTGAAATTACAGGCAATAGAGAACTGCAGAAAGGCGGGTCTTGGAATAGTACTGGTCCCCACACTCGTGAGGGGTCTCAATGACAGCCAGGTGGGGGACATAATAAGGTTCGCCATTGAAAACATCGATATAATAAGGGGCGTTAACTTCCAGCCCGTGTCCTTTGCAGGAAGAACCCCAGCCGACAGGGTTGAGGAGCAGCGCATAACAATACCCGACTTCCAGGAACTCGTGGAGGAACAGACAGGTTCGGAGATATCTGTTGATGACTTCTACCCGGCATCATCTGTCCGCCCAATATCGGACTTCGTTGCAGCCATTGAGGGTGAACCCCAGGTTACATTCACATGCCACCAGCACTGCGGCACAGCCACATACATATTCATAGAGGACGGGAAAATAATCCCAATAACAAGGTTCATTGATGTTGACAGGTTCTTTGAGATACTTGATAAGGGCAGGGAGGAACTTGAGAAGGGAGGAATAGCAGCAAAGGCCAAATTGATTGCAAAATCAACAATAGAACTTCCGAAAACCCTCGACAAATCGAAGGCACCGGAGTCTGTTGATATAAAGAGTATACTCACATCAGTATTCAGGGAGAGATCATACAGTGCCCTTGGAGAATTCCACTACAACACGCTCCTGGTATCATGCATGCACTTCATGGACCCATGGAACTTTGATATTGAGAGGGTTAAAAGGTGCGTCATACACTACGCCCTGCCTGATGGGCGCATAGTCCCCTTCTGTACAATGAACTCAATACACAGGGCAGAGGTTGAAAAGCAGTTCTCAAAACCTCTAAAAGGATAA
- a CDS encoding beta-ribofuranosylaminobenzene 5'-phosphate synthase, which translates to MIINTPSRLHLTLIDLNGRRGRLDGGVGITLREPELIMGLEASDEITVEFTGEVERALREEYVSKITAAAERTLSYIGSDEKFAFKVESMFPAHSGLGSGTQISLASAKLIAEYHGVSIRARDLAAIVGRGGTSGIGVASFEDGGFIVDAGHSTREKSDFLPSSASSASPPPVIARYDFPENWNIVVAIPYIERSVSGKKEVNIFQEYCPIPLREVERLSHIILMKMMPSVIEGDIEAFGESVNEIQRIGFKKVERDLQDPLIDSLIDAMLSSGAAGAGMSSFGPAVYAVTDGKADDMVDAVLEIMDSGQAFVTGGRNEGASVIRS; encoded by the coding sequence TTGATCATCAACACACCATCCCGGTTACACCTAACCCTCATAGACCTCAATGGGAGGAGGGGCCGCCTCGATGGAGGGGTGGGAATCACCCTCAGGGAGCCTGAACTGATCATGGGCCTCGAGGCTTCAGATGAAATCACTGTGGAGTTCACTGGTGAAGTGGAGAGAGCACTCAGGGAGGAATATGTTTCAAAGATAACAGCAGCTGCAGAGAGAACCCTCAGCTACATTGGCAGTGATGAAAAATTCGCCTTCAAGGTTGAAAGCATGTTTCCAGCCCATTCGGGTCTTGGATCGGGAACCCAGATATCTCTCGCATCCGCAAAACTCATAGCAGAGTACCACGGCGTCAGTATAAGGGCAAGGGACCTGGCAGCGATTGTTGGCAGGGGTGGAACATCAGGTATAGGAGTTGCCTCCTTTGAAGATGGAGGATTCATAGTGGATGCAGGACACAGTACCCGTGAAAAGTCTGACTTTCTGCCGTCATCTGCCTCAAGTGCATCCCCACCACCTGTTATTGCGAGATATGATTTTCCTGAGAACTGGAATATCGTGGTTGCCATACCTTACATTGAGAGATCAGTTTCAGGAAAAAAGGAGGTTAACATATTTCAGGAATACTGCCCCATTCCCCTCAGGGAGGTTGAAAGGCTCTCGCACATAATTCTCATGAAGATGATGCCATCAGTCATTGAAGGGGACATTGAGGCCTTTGGGGAATCTGTCAATGAAATACAGAGGATAGGATTCAAGAAGGTTGAAAGGGATCTCCAGGACCCACTGATTGACAGTTTAATAGATGCTATGTTGTCTTCAGGGGCCGCAGGGGCAGGCATGAGTTCATTTGGTCCCGCAGTATATGCGGTTACAGATGGGAAAGCTGATGATATGGTGGATGCTGTTCTGGAGATAATGGATTCTGGGCAGGCCTTTGTAACGGGAGGTCGTAATGAGGGGGCTTCTGTGATTAGATCCTGA
- a CDS encoding DUF460 domain-containing protein, whose translation MILEDHNLQQNKNPDRGAVKSLTIVGVDPGLTVGLAVLDLEGRLLYLGSMKEASRSSIIEEIIKYGKPILVASDVYPPPGAVKRIASMLNAKLYTPDRVLTVSFKNELVSEFLRESENAPENSHERDALAAALRAYRHYEKKLRQIDRKVEEAGLTAGEVLEVKGLVIMGKPVAEAIRSLKEMERLSKTSSETMGELNGKEISDFSVEDEKSQGDIEKLRRTIRAQRSTIRHQRLTIEKLKRERGSLKGRIRKLEEEKSRLESKLERLQYEYSRDLLLNRELSHKLKVIEKLQRKYTRERERREALERDLDALLQIKDMESSGKTSPVKIIDSFTREGIRSAGSRWKIKRGDVLLLRSSEGGGSQTARILRDLKPCAIITEDRMSHQALEVFEEAEVPVIPRESLDIQIHDDFGSVKTQDLNREIKKWKHRLNEKRKKREEEELLRVITEYRAQRRRNY comes from the coding sequence ATAATTCTGGAGGATCATAATCTGCAGCAGAATAAAAATCCTGATAGGGGTGCTGTGAAATCCCTCACGATAGTTGGTGTTGATCCTGGCCTCACAGTTGGTCTGGCAGTCCTCGACCTGGAAGGGAGACTCCTCTACCTTGGAAGCATGAAGGAGGCCTCAAGGTCCAGCATAATAGAGGAGATAATAAAATATGGAAAACCCATATTGGTAGCATCGGACGTATACCCCCCTCCTGGAGCGGTTAAAAGGATCGCTTCAATGCTCAACGCCAAATTATATACTCCAGACAGGGTTTTAACAGTATCATTCAAGAATGAACTGGTATCAGAATTTTTAAGGGAATCTGAGAATGCACCGGAAAACTCCCATGAAAGGGACGCCCTTGCAGCAGCTTTGAGGGCCTACAGGCATTATGAAAAGAAACTGAGGCAGATTGATAGAAAGGTTGAGGAGGCTGGACTTACAGCAGGGGAGGTCCTGGAGGTCAAGGGTCTTGTTATAATGGGAAAACCAGTTGCAGAAGCCATAAGATCGCTTAAAGAAATGGAAAGGTTATCTAAAACATCTTCAGAGACTATGGGGGAGCTTAATGGAAAAGAAATCTCCGACTTTTCAGTTGAAGATGAAAAGTCTCAGGGGGACATTGAAAAACTCAGGAGGACCATAAGGGCTCAGCGTTCAACCATAAGGCACCAGCGTTTGACAATTGAAAAACTCAAAAGGGAGAGGGGGTCCCTTAAGGGAAGGATAAGGAAACTCGAGGAGGAGAAGTCAAGGCTGGAGTCAAAGCTTGAGAGGTTACAGTACGAATATTCAAGGGACCTTCTACTTAATCGGGAGTTATCACATAAACTCAAGGTCATTGAAAAGCTTCAGAGGAAATACACGAGGGAGCGGGAACGCAGGGAAGCCCTTGAGAGGGACCTTGACGCACTGCTTCAGATAAAGGATATGGAGTCATCAGGAAAAACGTCACCTGTGAAGATAATTGATAGCTTCACAAGGGAGGGTATAAGGAGTGCAGGCTCCCGCTGGAAGATAAAGAGGGGGGACGTGCTTCTCCTCAGAAGTTCCGAGGGCGGAGGTTCACAGACCGCAAGGATATTAAGGGACCTGAAACCATGCGCCATTATAACAGAGGATAGAATGTCCCACCAGGCCCTTGAGGTTTTCGAGGAGGCTGAAGTACCTGTCATACCCAGGGAATCCCTTGATATTCAGATACATGATGATTTCGGCTCAGTTAAAACTCAAGATTTAAATAGAGAAATTAAAAAATGGAAACACAGATTAAATGAAAAGAGAAAGAAAAGAGAAGAAGAGGAGCTTCTGAGGGTAATAACTGAATACAGAGCTCAGAGAAGAAGAAATTATTAA